The following are from one region of the Fusarium keratoplasticum isolate Fu6.1 chromosome 4, whole genome shotgun sequence genome:
- a CDS encoding PUM-HD domain-containing protein, with the protein MDQSMASSFQPRRRLGGSTNLGTMPAQTNDRQPTQSISVPYTADGSASSIWAYHAVDDTPAGSNAGARNANTRTRPANAATRHANSGTRNMSSDDWRSGSGWMMGMPRSTGSPRDEGGIGNGINNSTNVFDGYDDTSIQETTTMSYRRRSPQENSYMDSITSFGIARDSGGPQRQAQSPANLFSHAHTQGHTPSNSIQSQRPMPTHSSSFQHQSTNSRAFNSNRQQMSEDLSLEFTRRLTMDDNSASSMTNVGRSTFNPASQPFEVRSSSQLSNGIDLSQDQLVTHLNSQLHGMNRSSIDRIPTAQNPRPEQARSSAPYVNADVLSALYGIPRSGFSGDHDRVPGALPVTQYPSTASYNQSAMPLFYSPYYDPLSQSVRPTMVTGYNLPNLPPGYPGTVPVQPYQTTDPGRERRSTVLNDFRNRQRNRQQFTLSQIYGHIVEFSGDQQGSRFVQSQIDSANSDEKDRIFREIEPNAVQLMKDLFGNYVIQKFFDHGSQVQKSILADKMKGRMVDMSMQMYSCRVVQKAMDHILVNQQAELVQELQPRIVDVIKDEHGNHVVQKIIQLVPREHIGFIMDAFKGRVREFATHNYGCRVIQRILEHGSEEDKAMFLEELHSSWRFLFNDQYGNYVAQHILEKGDPQDRDRIFTMVMSQLLTLSRQKQASNVVERCIKNCTPQQRSEIQKVITTVGEDGSMPLQHMMSDQFGNYVIQKLLKRAEPAEKEAFKDKIRPLLDELKKSATTRQVEAIAKHLEDESESETATTPATTPASTPSATPALNTASALHVDVNSSTPTPVLTNESNSPQSSGPPSTNASAFGGLAGDDTDKLGNEARTVQVQDNEA; encoded by the exons ATGGACCAAAGCATGGCTAGCTCTTTTCAG CCCAGGAGACGCCTCGGTGGCTCTACCAATCTCGGCACCATGCCTGCCCAGACCAACGACAGGCAGCCGACGCAATCCATCTCGGTGCCCTACACGGCCGACGGCTCGGCCAGCAGCATCTGGGCTTATCATG CTGTCGATGATACCCCTGCTGGCTCCAATGCTGGAGCGCGGAACGCGAACACTCGAACCCGACCCGCGAACGCTGCAACCCGACATGCAAACTCTGGGACCCGGAACATGAGCTCTGATGACTGGCGGTCAGGGTCTGGCTGGATGATGGGAATGCCACGATCGACGGGCTCGCCGCGCGACGAAGGAGGCATCGGCAacggcatcaacaacagcaccAACGTGTTCGATGGATATGATGACACCTCAATCCAGGAGACCACCACCATGTCATACAGAAGGCGCAGTCCTCAGGAAAACTCCTACATGGACTCGATCACCAGCTTTGGCATAGCACGGGATTCCGGTGGCCCTCAACGACAGGCTCAATCACCTGCCAATCTGTTCAGCCATGCCCATACCCAAGGACACACTCCGAGCAACTCAATTCAGTCTCAGCGGCCAATGCCAACGCATTCCTCCTCATTCCAGCACCAGTCAACCAACAGCCGcgccttcaactccaacaggCAGCAAATGAGCGAAGACCTCTCTTTAGAGTTCACTCGCCGGTTGACGATGGACGACAATTCAGCCTCTTCCATGACCAACGTAGGTCGGTCAACCTTCAACCCAGCCTCGCAGCCCTTTGAGGTGAGGTCCAGCTCTCAGTTGAGCAACGGCATCGACTTGTCCCAAGACCAGTTGGTCACACATCTGAACTCACAGCTCCATGGCATGAACAGATCATCCATTGATCGCATCCCCACCGCACAGAACCCTCGCCCAGAGCAAGCGAGAAGTTCCGCACCCTACGTGAATGCGGACGTGTTGAGCGCTTTGTATGGTATTCCAAGATCGGGTTTTAGTGGCGATCACGACCGGGTGCCCGGGGCGCTGCCTGTGACCCAGTATCCATCCACGGCCTCCTACAACCAGAGCGCCATGCCGTTGTTCTACTCGCCGTACTACGATCCACTCAGCCAAAGTGTCCGTCCCACCATGGTCACTGGCTATAACCTACCGAATCTGCCTCCCGGATACCCTGGAACTGTCCCCGTACAGCCATATCAAACTACCGACCCCGGTAGGGAACGACGCAGCACCGTTCTCAACGACTTCCGCAATCGCCAGAGGAACAGGCAACAGTTCACTCTCAGTCAGATTTATGGCCATATCGTCGAGTTCAGCGGAGACCAGCAAGGCTCCAGGTTCGTGCAGTCGCAGATCGACAGCGCCAACAGTGACGAGAAAGACCGAATCTTCCGAGAGATCGAGCCGAATGCAGTTCAGCTCATGAAAGATTTGTTTGGCAACTATGTTATCCAGAAGTTCTTTGATCATGGCAGCCAGGTGCAGAAGAGCATCCTTGCCGACAAGATGAAGGGCAGAATGGTGGATATGTCGATGCAGATGTACTCCTGCCGGGTGGTTCAGAAG GCAATGGACCATATCCTTGTCAACCAGCAAGCGGAACTTGTCCAGGAGCTGCAGCCCAGGATTGTCGATGTGATCAAGGACGAACACGGGAACCACGTTGTCCAGAAGATCATTCAGCTCGTACCCAGGGAACACATTGGCTTCATTATGGATGCTTTCAAGGGTCGTGTGAGAGAGTTTGCCACTCACAACTACGGATGCCGCGTCATCCAGAGAATTCTCGAGCATGGCTCGGAGGAAGACAAGGCCATGTTTCTGGAAGAGTTGCACAGCTCATGGAGGTTTCTGTTCAACGACCAGTACGGCAACTATGTGGCCCAACACATCCTCGAGAAGGGTGACCCCCAGGACCGGGATCGGATTTTTACCATGGTCATGTCCCAACTCTTGACTCTGTCGAGACAGAAGCAAGCATCAAATGTGGTTGAGCGCTGCATCAAGAACTGTACTCCTCAGCAGCGATCCGAGATCCAGAAGGTGATCACCACAGTGGGTGAGGACGGATCAATGCCACTGCAGCATATGATGTCTGATCAATTTGGAAATTACGTGATTC AGAAACTTCTGAAGCGTGCTGAACCTGCAGAGAAGGAAGCGTTCAAGGACAAAATCCGACCTCTGCTCGATGAACTAAAGAAAAGTGCTACGACAAGACAGGTGGAGGCCATCGCAAAGCACCTTGAGGACGAGAGCGAAAGCGAAACAGCCACGACTCCTGCTACTACGCCGGCCTCGACCCCAAGCGCTACGCCGGCCTTGAATACAGCAAGCGCTCTTCACGTCGACGTCAACtcgtcaacaccaacgccCGTCTTGACGAATGAGTCCAACAGCCCACAGAGCAGTGGTCCGCCCAGCACCAACGCCAGTGCTTTTGGTGGCCTTGCCGGTGATGATACGGACAAGTTGGGAAACGAGGCAAGGACAGTCCAAGTGCAGGACAATGAAGCCTAG
- a CDS encoding PH domain-containing protein, whose product MEPRRVSLDDDGSSTIAPASPPLRRRVSMEEDLYYQRIMTSPRRPSQPPPYQQEPTSTSTTDRSAKGKRLASGGGGQSQVRPDTTKQKEPLPDYKSYISLEGVFDKKHEIENTIKRAEDRQWHPVYVTLNGTALSIYGAKKAWGWGRTRDDGPSIDPDNPPWMKKGKLEKTYSLLYADVGIAADYKKRRYTIRVRAETDQFLLCCVELSTFIKWLEGLFAAIDIALPLEDRDFPRDMSIPRIQRIRWFHGQAPTATAIDLSELGIEEPAEEVSENPDVERLSTRTVVAPDSQTRVEPELEVDGDEEEIAEPPPRIDPIRRLSTTSYNNLGIDPVDGKWIPEHRWSSAHDMLYAKLCYSNLLFRSPRKSPYIISKGKKWYVDWTTGRMVRVLPPAYGEIDYFGAWQTVHTENRRI is encoded by the exons ATGGAACCCCGTAGGGTGTcgctcgacgacgatggatcATCCACGATCGCTCCTGCGTCGCCGCCTCTCCGGCGGCGTGTCTCGATGGAAGAGGATCTCTACTATCAGCGTATCATGACAAGCCCGCGCCGACCCTCGCAGCCGCCCCCGTACCAGCAAGAGCCTACATCAACGTCAACTACAGATCGTTCAGCAAAGGGGAAACGCCTCGCGAGCGGTGGGGGCGGCCAGAGTCAAGTTCGCCCAGATACAACAAAGCAAAAGGAACCACTGCCCGACTACAAGAGTTACATATCCCTCGAGGGCGTCTTTGACAAGAAACACGAGATCGAGAATACAATAAAGAGGGCCGAGGACCGTCAATGGCATCCCGTCTATGTGACACTCAACGGGACCGCACTCAGCATTTATGGGGCGAAGAAGGCTTGGGGATGGGGAAGGACTCGTGATGATGGACCATCAATCGACCCAGACAACCCTCCATGGATGAAAAAGGGCAAGCTTGAAAAAACGTACAGCCTACTCTATGCGGATGTTGGTATCGCCGCCGACTATAAGAA GCGACGATATACCATCCGTGTTCGCGCAGAGACGGACCAATTTCTTCTGTGCTGCGTTGAACTGAGTACCTTTATCAAATGGCTCGAAGGACTGTTTGCCGCCATCGACATTGCTCTCCCTCTAGAGGACCGAGACTTTCCCCGTGATATGTCCATCCCCCGGATTCAACGGATTCGCTGGTTTCATGGACAGGCCCCAACCGCCACTGCCATTGACCTTTCGGAGTTGGGTATCGAAGAACCTGCTGAAGAAGTCTCGGAGAATCCAGATGTGGAACGGCTGTCGACACGTACGGTTGTGGCGCCAGACTCTCAGACCAGAGTAGAGCCggagctcgaggttgatggggatgaggaagaaatAGCAGAGCCTCCTCCGCGAATAGACCCGATCCGCCGTCTCAGCACGACGTCATACAACAACCTAGGTATCGACCCTGTCGATGGCAAATGGATCCCGGAACATAGGTGGTCAAGTGCCCACGACATGCTGTACGCCAAGCTATGCTACAGCAACCTCTTGTTCAGGAGCCCCCGCAAATCTCCATACATCATCAGCAAGGGGAAGAAGTGGTACGTTGATTGGACGACAGGCCGCATGGTCAGGGTTCTGCCACCAGCGTACGGAGAGATCGACTATTTTGGAGCTTGGCAAACAGTTCATACCGAAAACAGGAGGATATAG